The following proteins come from a genomic window of Methanocella conradii HZ254:
- the grpE gene encoding nucleotide exchange factor GrpE, which yields MDTVEQGEKENMTEPKAEDTAKPGDDELALARKQAEEYKTLAMYLKADLENYKKRAAREREEFARSANESLIMDLLDVYENLERALITARNSDDSMAKGLEMIYSSMKAALEKHGLKPIKTVGEKFDPYLHEAVMQAVDNDHEEDTILEEIQRGYTLNMKVIRCAKVKVSKRGE from the coding sequence ATGGACACGGTCGAGCAGGGCGAAAAGGAAAACATGACGGAGCCGAAGGCTGAAGACACCGCTAAACCCGGAGATGATGAGCTGGCCCTCGCCAGGAAGCAGGCCGAAGAGTATAAAACTCTTGCAATGTACCTTAAGGCCGACCTGGAAAATTATAAGAAGCGCGCCGCACGGGAGCGCGAGGAGTTCGCCAGGTCCGCGAACGAGTCGCTAATCATGGACCTGCTGGACGTATACGAGAACCTGGAGAGGGCGCTTATAACTGCAAGAAACTCGGATGACTCGATGGCAAAAGGCCTGGAGATGATTTACTCCAGCATGAAGGCCGCACTCGAAAAGCACGGGCTAAAGCCCATAAAGACCGTCGGGGAGAAGTTCGACCCATACTTGCATGAGGCGGTAATGCAGGCCGTGGACAACGACCATGAAGAAGACACAATCCTGGAAGAGATACAGCGCGGGTACACGTTGAACATGAAAGTCATTCGTTGCGCAAAGGTGAAAGTCTCAAAGAGAGGTGAATGA
- a CDS encoding CBS domain-containing protein, whose protein sequence is MKDIMNKNVVAVSADTPVVEAAKKMREANVGSVVVLDHNEVKGIVTDRKIVTSVIAENKDPGRERIGNITSRKLITCDADSDVHDALMTLGQNKIRRCPVLNERKELVGVLSVADIAHDMKGCMDALFDELSSSCQCMEHKPIMR, encoded by the coding sequence GTGAAGGATATCATGAACAAGAACGTCGTGGCCGTATCGGCGGATACGCCGGTGGTTGAGGCCGCGAAAAAGATGAGGGAAGCGAACGTCGGGTCGGTGGTCGTGCTCGACCACAACGAGGTCAAGGGGATCGTAACGGACCGGAAGATAGTGACAAGCGTCATCGCGGAGAACAAGGACCCGGGCAGGGAGCGCATAGGGAATATAACCAGCAGAAAGCTGATAACCTGTGACGCGGACTCCGACGTACACGATGCCTTGATGACGCTGGGCCAAAACAAGATCCGCCGGTGCCCCGTTCTCAACGAGCGTAAGGAGTTGGTAGGAGTCCTCTCGGTCGCCGATATCGCTCACGACATGAAGGGATGCATGGACGCACTGTTTGACGAGCTTTCGAGCTCCTGCCAGTGCATGGAGCATAAGCCAATCATGCGTTAG
- a CDS encoding response regulator, whose protein sequence is MDSYKLATFGEPVDMNKPSHFPGNDAIERPEYERQRTVAIIEDERDIVDVYTKFCFMNCLKVAFVAYDGSEALREFGRRARPDVLLIDHRMPNMTGLEAMRRMLELDPDAKFIVLSADDEIKDDALRAGARAFLKKPASLYEISLAITRVLNET, encoded by the coding sequence ATGGATAGCTATAAGCTGGCTACGTTCGGCGAGCCAGTAGACATGAATAAGCCATCGCATTTTCCTGGTAATGACGCTATCGAAAGGCCGGAATATGAAAGGCAAAGGACCGTGGCAATCATAGAAGATGAACGGGACATCGTAGACGTCTATACAAAATTTTGTTTCATGAATTGCCTGAAAGTCGCCTTTGTCGCCTATGACGGCTCCGAAGCGCTTAGGGAGTTCGGGAGGCGTGCCCGCCCCGACGTCCTTCTCATCGACCATCGCATGCCGAACATGACGGGCCTGGAGGCGATGAGGAGGATGCTGGAGCTTGACCCTGACGCGAAGTTCATCGTCTTGAGCGCAGACGATGAAATTAAAGATGATGCGCTTAGAGCCGGTGCCAGGGCCTTTCTCAAGAAGCCCGCCTCTTTGTATGAGATCTCTTTAGCTATAACAAGAGTCCTGAATGAGACGTGA